One segment of Macrobrachium rosenbergii isolate ZJJX-2024 chromosome 25, ASM4041242v1, whole genome shotgun sequence DNA contains the following:
- the LOC136852556 gene encoding homeobox protein Nkx-2.2a-like isoform X3 has product MDDPMTQNTQVTPAVDNVGHNMPPILQHHAHPHIHHHHHHHPHHPQPQQQQQHSHIQSPQQQQQHQQQGTILPPETPEEPALQPDSTQPRLDESSGEEENHEAGDDSAAETGGKKRKRRILFSKAQTYELERRFRQQRYLSAPEREHLASLINLTPTQVKIWFQNHRYKTKKQRTDRGMDLAPLASPRRVPVPVLVRDGKPVPTHHAHHPQFSSPPPYTPPFLDVGSYYQQAHMRGISSPSIPHSYASMMNQSAYSSSSFQTSQYAHSLHPNNAASAAATLHYSASSSMGEAPDPSLSSVIAPTHYAPGFTYQAQT; this is encoded by the exons ATGGATGACCCCATGACTCAGAACACCCAGGTGACACCGGCAGTGGACAACGTCGGCCATAATATGCCGCCCATTTTACAACATCACGCTCATCCTcacatccatcatcatcatcatcatcatccacatcATCCGCaaccacagcagcagcagcagcattcccATATACAGTCGccacagcaacagcaacagcatcaGCAACAGGGGACTATTTTACCCCCAGAGACTCCAGAGGAACCGGCGCTCCAGCCAGATTCTACGCAACCCAGACTGGATG AAAGTTCGGGAGAAGAAGAAAACCACGAGGCAGGTGATGACAGCGCCGCTGAAACGGGaggcaagaagaggaagaggcgGATATTATTCAGCAAAGCCCAAACGTACGAGCTGGAGAGGAGGTTTCGTCAGCAGCGCTACCTGTCTGCGCCCGAGAGGGAACACCTTGCTAGTCTGATTAACCTAACGCCTACGCAG GTAAAAATCTGGTTTCAAAACCACCGCTACAAAACGAAAAAGCAGCGAACCGACCGGGGCATGGACCTGGCACCTCTGGCATCTCCGCGCCGTGTACCGGTACCGGTACTCGTACGAGACGGAAAGCCCGTTCCGACGCACCACGCCCACCACCCGCAGTTCTCCTCCCCGCCTCCGTACACCCCGCCGTTCCTTGACGTGGGAAGCTATTACCAACAGGCTCACATGAGAGGCATCAGCTCTCCCTCCATCCCTCATTCTTACGCGTCCATGATGAACCAATCGGCctattccagttccagtttccAGACGAGTCAGTACGCTCACAGCCTGCATCCAAATAACGCTGCTTCAGCAGCGGCTACTTTGCACTACTCGGCGTCTTCGTCCATGGGCGAGGCGCCCGATCCGTCGCTTTCGTCTGTCATTGCACCCACCCATTATGCGCCTGGGTTTACTTACCAAGCACAGACATAA